In Halobacillus amylolyticus, the following proteins share a genomic window:
- a CDS encoding LCP family glycopolymer transferase: MKRSDKHKKKRRKWWKVPLILLVLLLLGGGTYLYTIYAGAKSTVDEKMHEKVASIDHEAAEKKITQEEPLNILLMGVDERKGDRGRSDALMVLSLDPANNRSQLISIPRDTRTTLVGDDPKAGTKDKINHAYAFGGTDMAIRTVENFLNVEMDYYVKINMQGLSKMVDAVGGITVNNSLDWYDTGYYKEGYHYEKGKITLNGPQTMGYVRMRYQDPRGDAGRNERQRQVIKAIVDKGASISSVNRIGEMMDVLGNNVTTNMNFSAMKNIVLNYRSAQQNMETYQMTGTGTKIGGVYYLQVSDQEVQEVHNMITEYSS, translated from the coding sequence ATGAAACGTTCGGATAAACACAAGAAAAAGAGGCGGAAGTGGTGGAAAGTTCCTCTTATCCTATTAGTCTTGCTACTACTAGGTGGAGGTACCTACCTTTACACCATTTACGCCGGGGCAAAAAGCACGGTTGATGAAAAGATGCATGAAAAGGTAGCTTCCATTGATCATGAAGCGGCAGAAAAGAAAATAACCCAAGAAGAACCTTTAAATATTCTTTTGATGGGTGTCGATGAACGAAAAGGCGACCGTGGAAGATCAGATGCTCTAATGGTCCTTTCCCTAGATCCTGCCAACAACCGCAGCCAGTTGATAAGCATTCCACGTGATACAAGAACAACACTTGTCGGCGATGACCCCAAAGCAGGAACCAAGGACAAGATTAATCATGCGTATGCATTTGGCGGCACGGACATGGCTATCAGGACGGTAGAGAATTTTCTGAATGTCGAAATGGATTATTACGTCAAGATAAATATGCAGGGCCTTTCTAAAATGGTTGATGCTGTTGGTGGAATTACCGTTAACAATTCACTAGATTGGTATGATACCGGTTATTACAAAGAAGGCTATCACTATGAAAAAGGTAAAATCACTCTTAATGGTCCGCAAACGATGGGATATGTACGCATGAGATACCAGGATCCAAGGGGTGATGCGGGTAGAAACGAACGTCAGCGGCAAGTCATTAAAGCGATTGTTGATAAAGGGGCGAGCATTAGTTCCGTGAATCGAATCGGAGAAATGATGGATGTGCTAGGTAATAACGTAACAACCAATATGAATTTCAGCGCCATGAAGAATATCGTGCTAAATTACCGTAGTGCCCAACAGAACATGGAAACGTATCAAATGACTGGGACAGGTACGAAAATCGGTGGTGTGTACTATCTACAAGTCTCTGACCAGGAAGTTCAAGAAGTTCACAATATGATTACGGAATATAGTTCTTAA
- a CDS encoding putative holin-like toxin: MSVYEALMVAIAFSTLNVTLIALIVAIIRVKK, translated from the coding sequence ATGAGCGTCTATGAAGCATTGATGGTTGCTATAGCCTTTAGTACCTTGAATGTAACATTGATTGCCTTAATAGTGGCGATAATACGCGTAAAAAAATAG
- a CDS encoding amidohydrolase family protein, translated as MTIDGATLNFEEDILGSIEVGKLADFAVLEDDPMAMDPMKIKDIDVAATIIDGKIVYGQETFQESN; from the coding sequence ATGACGATAGACGGAGCAACATTAAATTTTGAAGAAGATATATTAGGAAGTATTGAGGTTGGAAAACTGGCAGACTTTGCTGTTCTCGAAGATGATCCAATGGCTATGGATCCTATGAAGATTAAGGATATTGATGTAGCCGCAACAATCATTGATGGTAAAATTGTATATGGTCAAGAAACATTTCAAGAATCCAACTAA
- a CDS encoding amidohydrolase family protein: MDLHKRGFRIAIHGNGDRAIESILDAYEYALPAKPRADHRRRIGHIQTGLPKT; this comes from the coding sequence ATTGATCTACACAAAAGAGGATTTAGAATTGCTATTCACGGAAATGGCGATCGAGCCATTGAGTCTATTCTAGATGCCTACGAATATGCTCTACCCGCTAAACCTCGTGCTGACCATCGGCGCCGCATTGGGCATATCCAGACGGGACTACCGAAGACTTAA
- a CDS encoding acyl-CoA dehydrogenase family protein yields MNKLKVPIMGFTEEQETFRNEVRQFIKSEKDTFESQVDSWLSGYSPAFSQKLGEKGWIGMTWPKKYGGKERSSLERYIVIEELLAAGAPIAAHWFADRQTGPLFLKFGTDEQKEFFLPKIAKGRCFFSIGLSEPNAGSDLAAISTRAERTENGWVLNGMKIWTSGAHLSDYMIVLCRTSPKNPDRKHEGLSQLVVDLSSPGVTIRPIKYLTGEEHFNEVFFENVIIPEENIVGQEGNGWRQSMAELAYERSGPERILSTFPLLEELIGTLRENKDFQGMKEAMKLLSQLYSLRHMSIGIAQLLEEGADVNTTAALVKDMGTKFEKNVAEVARLIIASSPSMTSEVRFEKLLAQSILHGPGFTLRGGTTEILRGIVTKGVIAE; encoded by the coding sequence ATGAACAAATTAAAAGTACCGATAATGGGATTTACAGAAGAACAGGAAACATTTAGGAATGAAGTACGTCAGTTTATTAAAAGTGAAAAAGACACCTTTGAATCTCAAGTTGACTCATGGTTAAGTGGATATTCACCAGCGTTCTCCCAAAAGCTTGGGGAAAAGGGCTGGATTGGGATGACTTGGCCAAAGAAATATGGTGGGAAAGAGAGAAGCTCTTTAGAACGGTATATCGTTATTGAGGAATTATTAGCGGCAGGTGCTCCAATAGCTGCGCATTGGTTTGCTGATCGACAGACCGGTCCTTTATTTTTAAAGTTTGGAACCGATGAACAAAAGGAATTTTTCCTTCCTAAAATTGCAAAAGGCAGATGCTTTTTTTCAATAGGTTTAAGCGAGCCAAATGCTGGTTCTGATTTAGCAGCTATCAGTACAAGGGCAGAAAGGACAGAGAATGGTTGGGTTTTAAATGGGATGAAGATATGGACTAGTGGGGCACATCTTTCCGATTATATGATCGTCCTCTGTAGAACTTCACCAAAAAACCCTGACAGGAAACATGAGGGGTTAAGTCAATTGGTTGTAGATTTGTCCAGTCCCGGCGTTACTATAAGACCCATCAAATATTTAACAGGAGAAGAACATTTTAATGAAGTGTTTTTTGAAAACGTTATCATACCTGAAGAGAACATTGTTGGGCAGGAAGGGAATGGATGGAGGCAAAGCATGGCAGAGCTTGCTTATGAGAGAAGTGGTCCTGAAAGAATATTGAGCACCTTCCCTTTATTAGAGGAATTGATTGGAACTTTAAGAGAAAATAAGGATTTTCAAGGTATGAAAGAAGCTATGAAACTGCTGTCTCAATTATATAGCTTAAGACATATGTCCATCGGAATTGCCCAATTATTAGAGGAAGGAGCGGATGTAAATACAACAGCCGCTTTAGTTAAAGATATGGGAACAAAATTTGAGAAGAATGTCGCTGAGGTTGCTCGCTTAATTATAGCGAGTAGTCCATCGATGACGTCAGAGGTTCGATTTGAAAAATTATTGGCCCAGTCCATTTTGCATGGGCCGGGATTTACTTTACGCGGTGGGACCACAGAGATTTTAAGAGGAATCGTGACGAAAGGGGTGATTGCTGAATGA
- a CDS encoding acyl-CoA dehydrogenase family protein has protein sequence MSDMQEIILDSTNKMFKSLCTKELIDRSEEGIFAEELWSVLVESGVTSVGVPESLGGTGGDYNDALHILQLAGKFSVPLPLAETLMVQWLLADHGISPSSEILTLSVNPKNKIELEETPKGYSVQGKAVNVPWARHAKRIVVIANVEGKSKLALLPLDKANIEFNSNLAGEPSDTIHFQSVDVADIFLEEVDVEQFRMKVTNLGGLIKIVMMSGAMEALLELSVLFSKEREQFGRPLHRLQAIQQHIAVLSGETVASVTIANKAILAFGKGVDDHEIAAAKLKVNEAAGKVTEIAHQLHGAIGVTHEHRLNQVTRRLWAWRDEFGNENYWADQLADKVMNSNTESLWEMITDHPVIAKVQLGEGIK, from the coding sequence ATGAGTGATATGCAGGAAATTATATTGGATTCAACCAACAAAATGTTTAAGTCCTTATGTACAAAAGAATTGATTGATCGATCAGAAGAAGGGATATTTGCAGAGGAGTTGTGGTCTGTTTTGGTTGAGTCTGGGGTAACTTCAGTCGGTGTTCCGGAATCCTTAGGGGGCACGGGGGGAGATTACAATGATGCCCTTCATATCTTACAGTTAGCTGGGAAGTTTAGTGTTCCGCTTCCTTTAGCAGAAACATTAATGGTTCAATGGTTGTTGGCGGATCATGGGATATCGCCATCTTCAGAGATTTTGACCCTCTCCGTAAATCCTAAAAACAAGATTGAGCTAGAAGAAACGCCCAAAGGGTACTCCGTACAGGGAAAAGCAGTGAATGTACCTTGGGCAAGACATGCAAAAAGGATAGTAGTCATAGCTAACGTAGAAGGTAAATCCAAATTGGCTTTATTGCCATTAGATAAGGCTAATATTGAGTTTAATAGCAATCTAGCTGGGGAACCATCGGACACGATTCACTTTCAAAGTGTTGATGTAGCTGATATTTTCCTTGAGGAAGTTGATGTAGAGCAATTCAGGATGAAAGTCACTAATTTAGGAGGGTTAATAAAAATCGTAATGATGAGTGGCGCTATGGAAGCTTTATTGGAACTGAGTGTTCTTTTTTCCAAGGAACGTGAACAATTTGGGCGGCCGCTGCATCGCTTACAAGCCATTCAGCAGCACATTGCTGTATTATCTGGTGAAACAGTTGCCTCCGTTACCATTGCAAATAAAGCCATTTTAGCTTTTGGCAAAGGAGTAGATGATCATGAAATTGCTGCAGCTAAACTAAAAGTAAATGAAGCAGCTGGGAAAGTAACTGAAATTGCTCATCAGCTTCATGGGGCAATAGGAGTAACACATGAACATCGATTGAATCAAGTGACACGAAGGCTTTGGGCCTGGAGAGATGAATTTGGGAATGAAAATTACTGGGCAGATCAATTGGCTGACAAAGTCATGAACTCAAACACGGAAAGCTTATGGGAAATGATCACGGATCATCCGGTCATAGCAAAGGTTCAATTAGGGGAGGGAATAAAATGA
- a CDS encoding enoyl-CoA hydratase/isomerase family protein: MSDLIFNVEDHIAKITLNRPDRLNAFSEEMIHLWIEALETVRDSDHIRAVLIRGNGKSFCAGGDIKEMIAGNGFYKSEDDLTSTGLARKNSLWKKVQRIPLLLEEIDQPVIAQMHGAAFGAGLDMALMCDIRIASEEIRLSESYVNVGLVPGDGAAYFLPRLVGKDRALDMLWTGKVIEAEEAKQMGLVTFVVPQDEIETFTDGYLQKIVNGPQQAIRLTKRAVYQSETMSLRSSLDMISSSMGLVTELEDYQQGVQAVMEKRKATFK, encoded by the coding sequence ATGAGTGATTTGATTTTTAACGTGGAAGATCATATTGCAAAAATTACATTAAATAGACCAGATCGTTTAAATGCATTTAGTGAAGAAATGATTCATTTATGGATAGAAGCATTGGAAACAGTCCGAGATTCGGACCACATCCGTGCCGTGCTGATTAGAGGGAATGGTAAAAGCTTCTGTGCGGGCGGAGATATTAAAGAAATGATTGCTGGAAACGGATTTTACAAAAGTGAAGATGATCTGACAAGTACAGGTTTAGCAAGAAAAAATTCATTGTGGAAAAAGGTGCAAAGAATTCCTTTATTATTGGAAGAAATCGATCAGCCTGTCATTGCTCAAATGCATGGTGCAGCGTTTGGTGCAGGACTTGATATGGCACTCATGTGTGATATTCGTATTGCATCAGAAGAGATTAGATTATCTGAAAGCTATGTGAATGTAGGGTTGGTTCCAGGGGATGGGGCTGCCTATTTCTTGCCCCGATTGGTAGGTAAGGATAGAGCGCTAGATATGTTATGGACTGGTAAGGTCATTGAAGCAGAGGAAGCGAAGCAAATGGGGTTGGTGACGTTTGTAGTCCCCCAGGATGAGATCGAGACGTTTACAGATGGTTATTTACAAAAGATTGTGAATGGGCCTCAACAAGCCATTCGATTGACGAAAAGAGCGGTTTATCAAAGTGAAACTATGAGTTTACGCTCATCGCTGGATATGATTTCTTCTTCTATGGGGTTAGTCACTGAATTGGAAGATTACCAGCAAGGTGTGCAGGCGGTTATGGAAAAGCGAAAAGCTACTTTCAAGTAA
- a CDS encoding TAXI family TRAP transporter solute-binding subunit, which produces MKKISRFGLVLVAIVLIVSGCSGAAGNSKEKPLVLSTGTTTGVFYSLGALLSTTWTNELGTQVTSQGSNGSVDNLNLMSQGNVTMGFSTVNMMYQAYNGVGNFEENQYKDIRVLANLYPNVSHVIALEGSGIESVSDIKGNGFVFGAPGSATAIESKLLLEAHGVSVDSVNANYVGFTEAVDLLRNGQVEAANIYTGVPSSAATELISTVDSKVLSFSEDAIKTLTDESDYPWNFKHTIEAGTYDNQPEDIITVGQFSGIAVDANVSEEKVYELTKALWENLDKLKEGQAVAEQFDPELAVQGTAGVPLHPGAKKYYKEIGVLE; this is translated from the coding sequence ATGAAAAAGATCAGCAGGTTCGGTTTGGTATTAGTAGCTATCGTTCTTATTGTAAGCGGTTGCAGTGGTGCGGCTGGAAACTCAAAAGAGAAACCTCTTGTACTTTCAACAGGAACAACCACCGGGGTCTTCTATTCATTGGGAGCCTTATTATCCACTACTTGGACTAATGAACTGGGTACACAAGTGACGTCGCAAGGTTCTAACGGAAGCGTTGATAACTTAAACTTGATGAGCCAAGGAAACGTCACGATGGGTTTTTCAACCGTAAATATGATGTATCAAGCCTATAACGGGGTTGGCAACTTTGAAGAGAATCAGTACAAAGATATTCGTGTTTTAGCGAACCTGTACCCAAACGTGAGTCATGTCATAGCGTTAGAGGGGTCTGGTATTGAGTCAGTTTCTGATATTAAAGGCAATGGATTCGTGTTTGGTGCTCCGGGAAGTGCTACAGCCATAGAATCCAAATTATTATTGGAAGCACATGGGGTAAGTGTTGATAGTGTGAATGCGAACTACGTTGGATTTACAGAAGCTGTTGATTTATTAAGAAATGGTCAAGTAGAAGCGGCAAATATTTATACTGGTGTCCCTTCCTCGGCTGCAACGGAGCTCATCTCCACTGTTGATTCAAAAGTGCTAAGCTTTTCAGAAGATGCAATCAAAACATTAACGGATGAATCAGACTATCCATGGAATTTTAAACATACCATCGAAGCTGGAACTTACGATAATCAACCGGAAGATATTATTACAGTCGGGCAATTTAGCGGGATCGCTGTTGATGCAAATGTGTCGGAAGAGAAAGTTTATGAGCTGACGAAAGCATTATGGGAAAACCTTGATAAGTTGAAAGAGGGGCAGGCCGTTGCCGAGCAATTTGATCCTGAGTTAGCCGTACAGGGGACCGCAGGCGTTCCATTACACCCGGGTGCAAAAAAATATTATAAGGAAATTGGCGTCCTTGAATAA
- a CDS encoding TRAP transporter permease, protein MKFLPKRRKAKDSEQLSEVDQADDSVKQVNYLGFMSRIILLLCIVWTVFQLYTSSYGVMETVKFRAWHLGFLLVLTFLLYPASKKSSGNRVAPTAWDIICVILAVGSIGYFISMYDNFILERNGINTTLDYIIGGIAVLLLFEASRRVAGKGLTIIAAIFLLYNFFGAYIPGLLGHYGFTVERVINVMFWGSQGIFGIALGVSATYIFVFVLFGAFLKNSGFTDFINDLALTIAGRSAGGPAKVAIFGSGFMGMISGSAVGNVVTTGTVTIPMMKKTGYNPKFAGAVEAVASTGGLIAPPIMGAAGFIMAQFLGVPYTVVMMAALIPAVLYYVTLFMVVHFEAKNMGLSGLSKENIPNAVEVLKNGGHLLIPLIVLVGALFSGVTPLFAAIWALLSTVAASWLRKSTRMNVRTILRSIEEGAKGAINVGIACAIVGVVIATVSLTSLGLVVGNNVINLAGDSVFLAALLTMAISIILGMGVPVTAAYIIVAAIAVPILITMNVAPLAAHMFAFYYAALSSITPPVALASYAASGIAGTDSGKVSIESLKIGLAGFIVPFFFLFNPVLLFDGGSTWDSLLAAVTAIIGVIALASVVKGRLFIKTNLVQRVIMLVAAFLLIFPGLLYGLLGAALIGVVTVMQRLSIRKEDEAAKTTSGKRLTL, encoded by the coding sequence ATGAAGTTCCTGCCTAAACGAAGGAAGGCAAAAGACTCTGAACAGCTTTCGGAAGTGGATCAGGCAGACGATAGTGTAAAACAGGTGAATTATTTAGGCTTTATGTCTAGAATCATTTTACTTCTATGTATTGTCTGGACTGTATTTCAGTTATATACGAGTAGTTATGGAGTTATGGAGACTGTGAAGTTTAGGGCCTGGCACTTAGGATTTTTGCTTGTATTAACTTTTTTACTCTATCCTGCCTCGAAGAAAAGTAGTGGAAATAGAGTGGCGCCGACGGCCTGGGATATCATTTGTGTCATTCTGGCGGTTGGATCGATTGGCTATTTTATTTCTATGTACGACAATTTTATCCTTGAAAGAAATGGTATCAATACGACACTCGATTATATCATAGGTGGGATTGCCGTACTCTTATTATTTGAGGCAAGCAGGAGGGTTGCCGGAAAAGGACTCACCATCATTGCGGCCATTTTCCTCCTGTATAATTTTTTCGGAGCTTATATACCTGGCCTATTAGGACACTATGGATTTACTGTCGAACGAGTGATTAATGTCATGTTCTGGGGAAGCCAGGGGATCTTTGGCATTGCCTTGGGTGTGTCAGCCACATACATTTTTGTCTTTGTGCTTTTTGGGGCTTTTCTTAAAAATAGTGGTTTTACTGACTTTATCAATGATCTAGCCTTAACCATTGCAGGACGTTCAGCAGGAGGCCCAGCAAAGGTTGCTATTTTTGGAAGCGGCTTCATGGGGATGATTAGTGGGAGTGCTGTCGGAAATGTTGTGACTACAGGTACGGTTACGATTCCGATGATGAAGAAAACCGGATATAACCCTAAATTTGCCGGCGCTGTAGAGGCGGTAGCGTCTACTGGTGGATTAATAGCCCCTCCTATCATGGGAGCTGCTGGGTTTATCATGGCCCAATTTTTAGGTGTGCCGTATACAGTGGTTATGATGGCAGCATTAATTCCAGCGGTCCTTTATTATGTAACCCTATTTATGGTCGTTCATTTTGAAGCGAAAAATATGGGGCTATCCGGTTTATCGAAGGAAAACATCCCAAACGCAGTAGAGGTCTTAAAGAATGGGGGCCATTTGCTAATTCCGCTGATTGTGCTGGTGGGAGCTTTATTTTCTGGTGTAACCCCATTGTTTGCAGCGATCTGGGCATTACTTTCGACCGTAGCAGCTAGCTGGTTAAGAAAATCGACGAGAATGAACGTTAGAACGATATTACGTTCTATTGAGGAAGGTGCTAAAGGAGCTATAAACGTTGGGATTGCATGCGCGATTGTAGGCGTTGTGATAGCAACAGTAAGTTTGACAAGTTTAGGACTCGTAGTAGGCAATAATGTGATCAATCTAGCTGGGGATAGTGTGTTCTTAGCGGCATTATTAACAATGGCTATAAGTATCATTCTTGGAATGGGCGTTCCTGTGACGGCTGCTTATATTATTGTTGCTGCCATTGCTGTGCCTATCTTGATCACTATGAATGTCGCACCGTTAGCTGCCCATATGTTTGCTTTCTACTATGCTGCTCTATCCAGTATTACTCCTCCTGTAGCTTTAGCCTCGTATGCAGCAAGCGGAATTGCTGGGACAGATTCTGGAAAAGTATCGATCGAGTCTCTGAAAATAGGATTAGCTGGTTTTATTGTCCCGTTTTTCTTCTTGTTTAACCCAGTGCTCCTGTTTGATGGAGGTTCTACGTGGGATAGTTTGCTTGCTGCTGTCACAGCTATTATAGGTGTGATTGCCCTGGCCTCCGTGGTCAAAGGGAGATTATTTATAAAAACGAACCTAGTCCAGAGAGTAATCATGCTAGTGGCAGCTTTCCTTTTAATTTTCCCGGGGCTATTGTATGGATTGCTTGGGGCGGCTTTGATAGGAGTTGTGACGGTTATGCAGAGGCTTAGTATCAGGAAAGAAGATGAGGCGGCTAAAACAACCTCGGGTAAACGACTTACCTTATAG
- a CDS encoding CaiB/BaiF CoA transferase family protein produces the protein MNQPLNDIRILDLSRVYAAPAGSMILADLGADVIRVESLTGSDSMREWGPFVNGESTYYFSSNRNKRSITLNLKEEKGKDIFLDLVKKADVVLENFKTGTMEKLGLGYEYLKTVNDQLIMCSVTGFGQTGPDKGAPGFDPVIQAISGLMDVTGDAEGEPTKVGVPIADILTSNYVAISILSAIRMRDFNNQGQHIDLSLLDVQMSSLANVSSSYLNAGKISKRVGNSHNNVVPYQVFKCKDDPIMLCAGNNGLYVKLCKLLNHPEWAEDPRYYTNNKRLENEEELVSMIQQVMKEKTADEWMELLSQAKIPAGKVNTIDQAFDHPQVQARESVEVLTHPIAGDIKMTKNPMRFSNLNISSKSAPPLLGEHTEELLMEELGYSIEELEELREQHVISYPVFDKIVDG, from the coding sequence ATGAACCAACCATTAAATGATATAAGAATTCTGGATTTGTCCAGGGTATATGCTGCACCTGCGGGATCAATGATTCTAGCAGATTTAGGGGCAGATGTTATCAGGGTTGAATCGTTAACAGGTTCAGATAGTATGAGGGAATGGGGACCTTTTGTAAACGGGGAGAGTACGTATTATTTTTCATCTAACCGTAATAAAAGATCCATTACACTAAATTTGAAAGAGGAAAAAGGGAAAGACATATTTCTGGATTTAGTAAAAAAAGCAGATGTCGTTCTAGAAAACTTTAAAACAGGGACGATGGAAAAGTTGGGGTTAGGCTATGAATACTTGAAGACGGTTAACGATCAGTTAATTATGTGTTCTGTTACAGGCTTTGGTCAGACGGGTCCTGATAAAGGCGCTCCTGGTTTCGATCCAGTGATTCAGGCAATAAGTGGTTTAATGGATGTTACCGGGGATGCTGAAGGAGAGCCTACTAAAGTTGGTGTGCCTATAGCAGATATTCTTACGTCTAATTATGTCGCGATTAGTATTTTGTCGGCCATTAGAATGAGAGACTTCAATAATCAGGGGCAGCATATTGATTTATCTTTACTTGATGTACAAATGAGCAGTCTGGCTAATGTATCGAGCAGCTATTTAAACGCTGGGAAAATCTCTAAGCGAGTGGGGAATAGTCACAATAATGTCGTACCTTATCAGGTTTTCAAATGTAAGGACGATCCGATTATGTTGTGTGCTGGAAACAATGGTCTGTACGTTAAATTATGTAAGTTATTAAACCATCCGGAGTGGGCTGAAGATCCAAGGTATTACACAAATAATAAGCGCTTAGAAAATGAAGAAGAGTTAGTTTCCATGATTCAACAAGTGATGAAAGAGAAAACGGCTGATGAATGGATGGAATTGCTCTCCCAAGCAAAAATCCCTGCTGGTAAAGTGAATACGATTGATCAAGCGTTTGATCACCCACAGGTTCAAGCCAGAGAAAGTGTAGAAGTGCTAACACATCCTATTGCTGGAGATATTAAAATGACAAAAAATCCAATGAGATTTTCAAACTTAAATATCTCAAGTAAATCTGCACCTCCCCTATTAGGAGAGCACACGGAAGAGTTATTAATGGAGGAATTGGGGTACAGTATAGAAGAACTTGAAGAATTAAGAGAGCAACATGTTATTTCCTATCCTGTTTTTGATAAAATAGTGGATGGATGA
- a CDS encoding IclR family transcriptional regulator produces the protein MNKDNFKKNYSMQTVHRAVQILRAFSRHNKRLTLTELHSLTGIGKSSLQRLLSTLTMEGLLQKNEQDKRYQLGLDFIFFAELVEKSSSLLSIAQPVMERIYSETTESVSLSVIENKERKCIHNIESKHELNALTFVGQTSPLYAGASAKVLLAHFNQDVLENYLNDVSLEGITEHTISTKEALIEDLTKIRENGFATSHGERVKGAGSISAPIFDPFSNIFAALTTIIPSARVDDYNFEEFTDKIVKGAKEITDKLRM, from the coding sequence ATGAATAAAGACAACTTCAAGAAGAATTACTCCATGCAGACTGTACATCGGGCCGTACAGATTTTGAGAGCTTTTTCGAGACACAATAAACGACTTACCTTAACTGAATTACATTCACTTACGGGGATTGGAAAATCAAGCCTCCAGCGGCTTCTTTCTACATTAACTATGGAAGGCCTGCTCCAAAAAAATGAGCAAGATAAACGTTATCAGCTTGGATTAGATTTTATCTTTTTTGCAGAGTTAGTAGAAAAAAGCTCAAGCCTCTTATCCATTGCCCAACCTGTGATGGAACGAATCTATTCCGAGACGACGGAAAGTGTTAGTTTAAGTGTCATTGAAAATAAGGAAAGAAAGTGTATTCACAACATTGAAAGTAAGCATGAGTTAAATGCGTTAACGTTTGTTGGTCAGACTTCCCCTTTATATGCGGGTGCTTCTGCAAAGGTTTTATTGGCACATTTTAATCAGGATGTATTAGAAAATTATTTAAACGATGTTTCCTTAGAGGGGATAACTGAACATACGATATCAACAAAAGAAGCCCTCATCGAGGATCTGACAAAAATAAGAGAAAATGGTTTTGCGACAAGTCATGGAGAGAGAGTAAAGGGAGCGGGCTCGATAAGTGCACCAATATTTGACCCTTTTTCAAATATTTTTGCAGCATTAACGACCATCATCCCTTCGGCGAGGGTAGACGATTATAACTTTGAGGAATTTACAGATAAAATAGTAAAGGGAGCAAAGGAAATTACGGATAAATTAAGAATGTAG
- a CDS encoding RraA family protein: MICSLAQSASHRLSGIGANLRPYHKKGKLVGCAITVKTRPSDNLMVHKAIDLAQSGDVIVVDAGGEVTHAIIGEIMMRMAQKKGIAGFVIHGAIRDSAVIREETFPIYARGVTHHGPYKDGPGEINVPITMDGTIVNPGDIIVGDEDGVVVVPYQRANDMIKLAQEQQRQEKQILQSIKDGTLDRKWVDKILEAKGCEFPDG; the protein is encoded by the coding sequence ATCATTTGTTCGCTTGCCCAATCAGCATCCCACCGGCTAAGTGGTATCGGGGCTAACTTAAGGCCTTACCATAAAAAAGGAAAGCTGGTTGGGTGTGCGATCACAGTCAAAACCAGACCTTCTGACAACTTAATGGTTCACAAAGCCATTGACCTTGCACAGTCAGGAGACGTGATTGTCGTAGATGCGGGCGGTGAAGTGACACATGCCATCATTGGAGAAATTATGATGCGCATGGCTCAAAAAAAGGGAATTGCGGGGTTTGTGATTCATGGCGCGATCAGGGATTCTGCGGTCATTCGAGAGGAAACGTTTCCGATTTATGCTCGGGGTGTTACCCACCATGGTCCTTATAAAGATGGGCCAGGTGAAATAAACGTACCGATTACAATGGATGGAACAATCGTCAATCCGGGAGATATTATCGTTGGAGATGAAGATGGTGTCGTAGTTGTTCCCTATCAGCGTGCCAATGACATGATCAAGCTTGCACAGGAGCAACAAAGGCAAGAGAAGCAGATTCTACAATCCATTAAGGATGGAACACTTGATCGGAAATGGGTAGATAAAATTCTGGAAGCAAAAGGCTGCGAATTTCCTGATGGTTAA